The sequence TCGAACTAAGCACTGCCGCTAAAGCCTACGACGCAGAAGGCCGTGAGGATGATGCGGAACTTCTCGAAGTCCTAGCGCGCATTCGTGCCAGTGCAGATATGATTTTGCTTCCGCCAGAAGACCCGATCGGACTTTTCAGAATCTCAGATTCCCGAGAGGCTTTCGCGGGTCTTGGAGAGTTTATCGATGAGGACCTTGCGCGCGATCCTGAACGTTTTGCGACGCTCTTGGATAGAGTGCGCAAAGTGAATTTATCGATACCAGCCGATTACGATCCAGGCTGGGTCATCGCCGGTAGCGAAAAAAGCGCGCTATACGCTGACGTGATCGATGGCTTGCGGACCGACACGTTGGCCATGGAGAGCTACATAGCAACGTTGGTGCGGGACGAGGTTTATTTTGAGGCCTATGTCGAGAGGGTGGCCATGCTCGCCGATCTCTCTGTGGACGGATCGCAGCTACCGGCGCGTTTTGACGAAGTAGCCGAGATTATGCAGGCGCGGATTGATATTCTGGGCGATCCGCCGACGGACACCGCAGTGCCTTGGCGAGAGGTCTACAAACCGGGACCGAACGCGCCGTTTGCCGTATTGTATCGCGGTTTTAATGGTCCTGCGCAGGGCGAAGCCCTGCTGTTGCGCAACTCGGAGGAAGTGCGACAATCCTGGGTTGCAAATGCGCTCTCCCGAGAAGAGCTATCGCAAGTCTTGTCAAAGATCGATTTCGAGAACGAAGTTCTCGGCCTTTTTGCTGTCGGCGAAATGACGAATGCGACCGAAAACTTCTTCGTGACTGAGTTCGCCCCGCAACAAGATTCTGATGGGCATTCGATTTCGGTGCGCGTGGGTGTTGTTGGTGAACACTGTGGCTTCGAACCGAGCCGCTCTTATCCCTTCCTACTGGTGAAGGCATCGTCACAGGCGGATGGAGCACTGAGTTCTAGGTTCCGCTCAAACTATCCTGATCAGTGCGCCCCTGTGATGGCGGGCAAACTGACACTCTGAAGACGTGGGGTTACGCAATGTCCGCAACTGGGTCGTTAGCAGACATTCCCGGTAACGACCCCGCCGCTCACATCACCGAGTCAGCTTCTTATAAGCCAACCTAGTAGGCCGGTCAGCCGCATCACCAAGCCTACGGCGCTTGTCTTCCTCATACGCTTCGAAGTTACCCTCGAACCACTCAACGTGTGAATCGCCCTCGAACGCCAGAATATGCGTCGCAAGCCGATCCAGGAAGAAGCGGTCATGCGAGATAACCACGGCGCAGCCGGCGAAGTTTTCGATGGCGTCTTCCAGTGCGCGCAGGGTTTCTACGTCGAGATCGTTGGTCGGCTCATCCAATAACAGCACGTTGCCGCCATTCTTGAGCATCTTGGCCATATGCACGCGGTTGCGTTCACCGCCCGATAGCTTGCCGACGTTCTTTTGCTGGTCCTGACCCTTGAAGTTGAAGGCCCCCACATAGGCGCGGGTGGATTGGTCGTGGCCGTTGACTTTCATGTAATCGAGGCCGTCGCTGATCTCTTCCCAGACATTGTTGCTGGGCGTCAGATCGTCGCGGCTTTGGTCGACATAGCCAAGGTGGACCGTGTCGCCGATTTCGATGGTGCCTGAGTCAGGCGTCTCTTGCCCTGTGATGATCTTGAACAGCGTCGATTTACCGGCGCCGTTGGGACCGATAATGCCGACGATGCCGCCCGGCGGAAGCGTGAAGCTGAGGTCTTCGAACAATAGCTTGTCGCCATAAGCCTTGGTGATGCCCTTGGCTTCGATAACCTTGGAGCCGAGCCGTTCAGGCACCTGCACCACGATCTGCGCCTTGCCGGGCTTACGCTCCGACTGGGCTTCTTGCAGCTGTTCGAACTTGCGCAGACGCGCCTTCGATTTGGTTTGGCGGCCCTTAGGCGTCTGACGGATCCATTCGAGTTCTTCCGACAAAGCCTTCTGGCGGCCCGAATCTTCGCGGTCTTCCTGCTGAAGGCGCTTGGCTTTCTTGTCGAGATAGGTCGAATAATTGCCCTCGTAAGGGAAGTACGACCCGCGATCGAGCTCCAGAATCCACTCCACCACATTGTCGAGGAAGTAGCGGTCATGGGTAATCATCAGGACAGCGCCGGCATATTCCTTGAGATGGTTTTCAAGCCATTCAACGGATTCGGCGTCGAGGTGGTTGGTCGGCTCGTCCAGCAGCAGGATGCCCGGCTTCTGGATCAGCAGGCGGGTGAGGGCGACGCGGCGCTTCTCACCGCCCGAGAGGTTTTCGACCGAGGCATCCGATGGCGGGCAGCGAAGCGCTTCCATCGCGATTTCGAGCTGGTTGTCGAGCGTCCAGCCGTCAACCGCGTCGATCTTCTCCTGCAGGTCACCCATTTCTGTGCCCAGAGCATCAAAATCCGCGTCCGGTTCGGCCATGGCGGCAGTGACGGCGTTAAAGCGGTCGACCATGTCAGCCGTCTCGCGCGCGCCATCTTTGACGTTTTCGAGCACGGTCTTGCTCTCGTCCAGCTGCGGTTCCTGCGCCAGATAACCGACGGTAATGTTCTCACCCGCCCAGGCCTCGCCCGTAATATCGGTGTCGATACCGGCCATGATCTTGATCAGCGTGGATTTGCCTGCGCCGTTGGGGCCCACGATGCCGATCTTTGCGCCCTGATAGAATTGCAGGTTGATATTCGACAGCACGGGCTTTGCCGCGCCGAGGAAGGTCTTGGTCATGTCTTTCATGACATATGCATATTGGGCAGCCATCGGGTGCGTCCTTCGGGTAATCTGGTGTGTTTGAGAATTGCCCTGCAGATAGGGTGTAGAGGCCCTGTCGGCAAGCTGGACTTGACGGCGGCGCAGATATAGCAAGCGGGGCATGAAAAACATCACACTCGGCCTGTCGGGCCTTTCGCTTCTCGCCATGTCTACCGCCGCCAGCGCGCAAGTTGCCGGTGGGCCGCTTGAGAAAATGGCTCAGGGACTCAACCCTGATGGCACTAAGATGGAGTTTTCAGTAGCTTCGCTCGATGCCATCGCCGATGGGGCGCTGGACGGTGACACAATTGCCTATGACTTCGTGGAAGGTATCACGACCGAAGTTGGTCCGCGCCAGGCCGGAACCGAAGCAGAAAAGCGCGGCCGTGACTGGGCGGTAAAGTGGCTCACCGATCAAGGCTTCCAGAATGTCGCGGACGAGCCGTTTGAAATGGATACTTGGGTGCCTGGCAAGCTGGCCAGTGCAGAGATCGTCAGCCCGTTCCCGCAGCCATTTGTAATCTCTCCACTGGGCGGAAGCACGTCGACGGGCGAGAAAGGCATCACCGCAGAAGTGGTCGAGTTCGAGACGTTCGGTGATCTGATGGCCGCGCCGGAAGGCAGCCTCAAAGGGAAGATCGCTTACATCAGCCATTCGATGACGCCTACACAGGACGGCTCGCAATACGGTTTTGCCGGCCCCGCGCGTTGGGTTGGTGCCAGTGTGGCCGCAAGCAAGGGTGCAGTTGCGACCGTGATCAAATCGGTCGGCACAGATTATCACC comes from Altererythrobacter sp. ZODW24 and encodes:
- the ettA gene encoding energy-dependent translational throttle protein EttA, yielding MAAQYAYVMKDMTKTFLGAAKPVLSNINLQFYQGAKIGIVGPNGAGKSTLIKIMAGIDTDITGEAWAGENITVGYLAQEPQLDESKTVLENVKDGARETADMVDRFNAVTAAMAEPDADFDALGTEMGDLQEKIDAVDGWTLDNQLEIAMEALRCPPSDASVENLSGGEKRRVALTRLLIQKPGILLLDEPTNHLDAESVEWLENHLKEYAGAVLMITHDRYFLDNVVEWILELDRGSYFPYEGNYSTYLDKKAKRLQQEDREDSGRQKALSEELEWIRQTPKGRQTKSKARLRKFEQLQEAQSERKPGKAQIVVQVPERLGSKVIEAKGITKAYGDKLLFEDLSFTLPPGGIVGIIGPNGAGKSTLFKIITGQETPDSGTIEIGDTVHLGYVDQSRDDLTPSNNVWEEISDGLDYMKVNGHDQSTRAYVGAFNFKGQDQQKNVGKLSGGERNRVHMAKMLKNGGNVLLLDEPTNDLDVETLRALEDAIENFAGCAVVISHDRFFLDRLATHILAFEGDSHVEWFEGNFEAYEEDKRRRLGDAADRPTRLAYKKLTR